The DNA region gatattattgtttatttacaATAAAAGAACTCAAACGTAGTTTTTTATCCTATTTtcgtttaattttgttttttctgtCGTTTGtggaataaaataatataaaagtaataatattgGTAAATGAAATAACTCAAAACAGAAACGGGGTCCACCGGACCACGAGAGCGAGACAGTGGAGGAACCGCGGTTAAGTAGAAAATAACTAGGGTTAAATAAAATGGTTGGATTGGTCTTTCCATTTACCGCTTAAGTGGGTCCATCAACCCTATATAAATCAGAAGTGCTGAAAGGAAAggaccatcatcatcaacaacaaaacatcttcatcatcttcataaATCACAaccaccatcatcatcatcatctgttTTAGGATTTCTCCCCTTTCTTGTTCTGTTTTCAATATCTTTTCTGGGATCTCTCGAATCAAATCTCTGCAATTTCTTACTTACCCAAATAGGTTTTTCAACCTTATCCTCAGTAAGTCCCTCTTTTCTCTGTTTTCCTTTGgagaaaaaacaaacaaacaaaaaaaacggTTTATTATTGCTGATGGgtacatttcatttccttgtgCTAATTTAGATCTCAATCGTTTTCTTTATACTCTATTTGCTGTGGGTTAAGACTAACTTCGTTCTACCTAATCCATTCAAATCAGACTCTTCATCTTGGATCTCAAAATTGAATGTTTCTTCACTTTATAACTAATTGAAATTAAAGATgggttttttcttttgaatgtTGATGTTTCAGGTCTGTAAGAAAATGGGTCTTTCTACTTATCCAACTCCGGCGGATGGAggagtgttgtgtgttgttttGGTAAGCACGATCATGTCGATCAATATGCTAAAGGGTTTGATCAACTCTATGCTCCGAAGGATGGGAATGCAAACTGAGTTTTTCGAGGTAATGGACAATGTGGGATTCGGTCCCTGTTTGCTCCTAGCTGATTGTCAATCAAAATCCTTTCTAGAACAGTTCAGGTCCAAGAATCGAGCTATTAGGTTTGGGTCGATTCGCAGTGGAGATGATCATCAACTAGAGTGCTCTGTTTGCTTAATTGAGTTTGAAAGGAGAGCTATGATAAACAAGTTGGGATGTGGGCATGTTTTCCATAAGGCTTGTATGGAGAAATGGGTTGATGGTTACAATATATCTTGTCCTCTTTGTAGGAGCCGGTTCTGATCACTGATCAATGattgaagaggaagaagatgtGTTTTCATGGTAATAGAAGAGTCTAGAAGAGGTTTTAGGTTTGTTTTAAAGGGAAATTTACAATAAGTCTGCAGtttacttacttacttacttagTATGTTTGGTTGttgttttaatatgttgttgtttttgttgtAAATATTTCATGAGAAATGTTCCATCTGTTGTAGGAAGATGGTGAAAGTTCTACTTTCTGTTGTTGTTCTTTATCAATGAAaacactaatataataaaatagtatcCTTTGTTTGTTTTATCTGTGTTTTGTTGCCATCATTCATACATACAAATTTATCgaatctttctttctttgttgACATTTGCGGGGAGGAAGAACATAGTACTTCAAATGTCACTTCAATGGACATATTTATTGAGATTTTCACCATATGAACAAgaactatttattaatttgtaaaaataaaactccattctctttcaaatataaaatatatatcattcaccatatgaaaaaatgttattaataaaaaggtTTCAAATTAACCCATATGCATGATCCATCCAAATAGATATGTCTTGGTTCGCGGATTCGTGATCAGATAAGGTTGGGTTGGGGTGTgtatattttctataaatataatttaatcagaTAAGGTGGGTGTCAGGTATCATTTAGTGTGactcttttatattatatgttaaagGTCACCAACTTAAGATAAAATATGGAGCATCCTCAATAGATGCAACATAAAGGGTATGGTATTGACacaataaatgaaaaaaaaaaaaatatagtgatGATGGTCAATCATATTTGCATGTGTTGTGTGAAGGAGTTAAACTCCAAAGAtgttctaataataatatttggagCATGTTATGgagtattttcaaaattataatgaaCCTAATTCATCCAATAACCATATTTATTCTAATACTCTCATCTCACATACATAGAATTGTTTTCTTTACAGAGTTCTCATCTCACATATTCATAATattcttttctttaatttggTCACAATTTACTCAAATTATCTAGttattataaagtaaaatactattataaaagtaataaagctaactaaaataaatattaagtaaatataagaatacatattgacaaaatattacaaaaaaataaaagtttatcaaacaaataagtataatatttatatttgttataatttatattaaatcatatatatatatatatatatatatatatatatatatatatatatatatatatatatatattaataataataatcatgtaCCTTTACAagctatttaaaattattttattttattatatataaaaataagtgttattaaaataaa from Impatiens glandulifera chromosome 5, dImpGla2.1, whole genome shotgun sequence includes:
- the LOC124940444 gene encoding probable E3 ubiquitin-protein ligase XERICO, producing MGLSTYPTPADGGVLCVVLVSTIMSINMLKGLINSMLRRMGMQTEFFEVMDNVGFGPCLLLADCQSKSFLEQFRSKNRAIRFGSIRSGDDHQLECSVCLIEFERRAMINKLGCGHVFHKACMEKWVDGYNISCPLCRSRF